In the genome of Deinococcus aerophilus, one region contains:
- a CDS encoding alpha/beta fold hydrolase, which produces MKTDRAQYTPVYGLRTHARVYGHGGPLVIVPGLGCASWMYVRLARELAKGRTVYAYDPPGHGHSEGRPEWPVCLEDLTDHLAAWLDATGLRGSALLGHSIGGEVIFDLAARYPQHAGPLIACSPTGIPENPSVLAQLLRLSLDLPRERLGLLWPGMRAYTRCGTLRMLRLAQDQEDHNTGPLLPAVKQPTLLLSGQADPVIRRWTVQALHTAIPNATIREIVGGTHALMDTFPRTVARFTVDFLDDLEK; this is translated from the coding sequence ATGAAGACGGACCGGGCCCAGTACACGCCGGTTTATGGCCTGCGCACCCACGCACGGGTATACGGCCACGGCGGGCCGCTGGTGATTGTTCCGGGTCTGGGGTGTGCGTCGTGGATGTATGTCCGGCTTGCCCGCGAACTTGCGAAAGGGCGCACGGTCTACGCCTACGATCCGCCGGGCCACGGCCACAGCGAGGGCCGCCCCGAGTGGCCGGTGTGCCTGGAAGACCTCACCGACCACCTTGCCGCGTGGCTGGACGCGACCGGGCTGCGCGGCAGCGCACTGCTCGGCCATTCGATCGGGGGAGAGGTGATCTTTGATCTGGCGGCCCGGTATCCGCAGCACGCGGGGCCCCTGATCGCATGCTCGCCCACCGGCATTCCCGAGAACCCCAGCGTTCTTGCCCAGCTGTTGCGGCTGTCGCTGGACCTGCCGCGTGAGCGTCTGGGGCTGTTGTGGCCGGGGATGCGTGCCTACACCCGCTGCGGCACCCTTCGGATGCTGCGCCTGGCGCAGGACCAGGAAGACCACAACACCGGGCCGCTGTTGCCAGCGGTGAAACAGCCCACGCTGCTTCTCAGCGGTCAGGCCGACCCGGTGATCCGCCGCTGGACGGTTCAGGCCCTGCACACGGCCATTCCTAACGCCACCATCCGCGAGATCGTGGGCGGGACCCACGCCCTGATGGACACCTTTCCCAGAACGGTGGCGCGGTTTACCGTGGACTTTCTGGACGACCTGGAAAAATAA
- the aspS gene encoding aspartate--tRNA ligase yields MKRTAMIGQLSPTHASQTVVLQGWVNRRRDLGGLIFLELRDRSGLVQVQVEPDSPAFAEADRLRAEYVAEIEGTYQLRPEGQRKGGAADYEVIASRVAVLNTAKTPPFELEKGAEVAEDIRLKYRYLDLRRPEMQRRLMLRSKAVAAVTAFLDGEGFVQVETPMLTKSTPEGARDFLVPSRLNPGEVYALPQSPQLFKQLLMIAGLDRYYQLARCFRDEDLRADRQPDFTQLDMELSFVDQEDVLELQERLLAHVFQETLGVKLALPFARLSYRDAVDRYGSDKPDLRFGLSFAEVGDLFAGGAFAAFAGAETVKVIAAPELTRKQIDELERIAKQNGARGLAWAKRSGEGLSGGISKFLGDQTAALLERTGVAEGGTLLFAAGGWKAATAALGAVRLALRDLFDLAADGPAFHVSWVTDFPQLEYDEDAGRWTYMHHPFTAPHPEDVALFGTERQGEIRAQAYDLVLNGFEIGGGSVRIHDPAVQEKMFAAIGFTPEEAHRQFGFFLNALEAGTPPHGGIAWGFDRLVMVLSGAASIREVIAFPKNNRGVDLMAQAPSPVTPAQLAEVGLELLGD; encoded by the coding sequence ATGAAACGCACCGCCATGATCGGCCAGCTGTCCCCCACCCACGCCTCGCAAACGGTCGTGTTGCAGGGCTGGGTGAACCGCCGCCGCGACCTGGGCGGGTTGATCTTCCTGGAACTGCGCGACCGCAGCGGTCTGGTGCAGGTGCAGGTGGAGCCGGATTCTCCCGCCTTCGCCGAGGCCGACCGCCTGCGCGCCGAATACGTGGCCGAGATTGAGGGCACCTACCAGCTGCGCCCCGAAGGCCAGCGCAAGGGCGGCGCAGCCGACTACGAGGTGATCGCCTCGCGCGTCGCCGTGCTGAACACTGCCAAGACGCCGCCTTTCGAGCTGGAAAAGGGCGCAGAGGTGGCCGAGGACATCCGGCTGAAGTACCGCTACCTGGACCTGCGCCGACCCGAGATGCAGCGCCGGCTGATGCTGCGCAGCAAGGCGGTCGCGGCCGTCACGGCCTTTCTGGACGGCGAGGGCTTTGTGCAGGTGGAAACGCCCATGCTCACCAAATCCACCCCTGAGGGCGCACGTGACTTCCTGGTGCCCAGCCGCCTGAATCCCGGCGAGGTCTACGCCCTGCCGCAGAGCCCGCAGCTGTTCAAGCAGCTGCTGATGATCGCGGGTCTGGACCGCTACTACCAGCTCGCGCGCTGCTTCCGCGACGAGGACCTGCGCGCCGACCGTCAGCCGGACTTCACCCAGCTGGACATGGAGCTGTCCTTCGTGGATCAGGAGGACGTGCTGGAGTTGCAGGAGCGGCTGCTCGCGCACGTGTTCCAGGAAACCCTGGGCGTGAAGCTGGCCCTCCCCTTTGCGCGCCTGAGCTACCGGGATGCGGTGGACCGCTACGGCTCGGACAAGCCGGACCTGCGCTTTGGCCTGTCGTTCGCCGAGGTCGGGGACCTGTTCGCGGGCGGGGCCTTCGCCGCGTTTGCCGGGGCCGAGACCGTTAAGGTTATCGCTGCGCCCGAGCTGACCCGCAAGCAGATCGACGAGCTCGAGCGGATTGCCAAGCAGAACGGGGCCCGGGGACTGGCCTGGGCCAAGCGCAGCGGCGAGGGCCTGAGCGGGGGCATCAGCAAATTCCTGGGGGACCAGACGGCCGCGCTGCTGGAGCGCACCGGAGTGGCCGAGGGCGGCACGCTGCTGTTCGCGGCGGGCGGGTGGAAGGCGGCCACGGCTGCGCTGGGCGCCGTACGTCTGGCGCTGCGCGACCTGTTCGACCTCGCAGCGGACGGCCCGGCCTTCCACGTCAGCTGGGTCACCGACTTTCCGCAGCTGGAATATGACGAGGACGCGGGCCGCTGGACCTACATGCACCATCCCTTCACCGCCCCGCATCCGGAGGATGTGGCCCTGTTCGGCACCGAGCGCCAGGGCGAGATTCGCGCGCAGGCCTACGATCTGGTGCTCAACGGTTTCGAGATCGGTGGAGGCAGTGTCCGGATCCATGACCCGGCCGTTCAGGAAAAGATGTTCGCGGCCATCGGCTTTACCCCCGAGGAGGCCCACCGGCAGTTCGGCTTCTTCCTGAATGCCCTGGAAGCCGGCACGCCGCCCCACGGAGGGATTGCCTGGGGCTTTGACCGCCTGGTGATGGTGCTCTCGGGTGCGGCGAGCATCCGCGAGGTGATTGCTTTTCCCAAGAACAACCGGGGTGTGGACCTGATGGCTCAGGCCCCTTCCCCGGTGACTCCGGCACAGCTCGCCGAGGTGGGTCTGGAATTGCTGGGAGATTGA
- the hisS gene encoding histidine--tRNA ligase produces the protein MAIKRPKGTEDLLPDGSPKLTLDVSAQAHARLIDTARRVLERAGAMRLDTPLFEEAELVQRGVGGSTDIVRKEMFTVYYFGDHGGYILRPEGTAGIVRAYLQNGLKQLPTPLKLWLTGPMFRAERQQRGRLRQFHQVDYEAIGSTDPLVDAEAIALMVEVVQALGLRGVRVKLGSIGDPEDREAYNAYLRQTFTPHIDRLSDDSRDRLERNPMRILDSKSEGDQVLMAELGVRPMLEFLGDEARAHFTAVQNHLKAWNVEYDLDPSIVRGLDYYRRTAWELHHEGVGAKSALGGGGRYDGLAEVLGGPAVPGIGWAFGVERLLLALEAEGHTVPANEGPLLYVAALDEEHVAHAATVAMQARAVARAEFAYRALKPAAAFRDAERRNARLVALIGSEEVADGTLSVKNLHTGTQTTVRVADLNALLAAQPDATPTPDQENA, from the coding sequence ATGGCGATCAAGCGCCCCAAGGGCACCGAAGACCTGCTGCCGGACGGCAGTCCCAAACTCACGCTCGATGTCAGCGCCCAGGCGCACGCGCGGCTGATCGATACGGCCCGGCGCGTGCTGGAGCGGGCCGGGGCCATGCGTCTCGATACCCCGCTGTTCGAGGAGGCCGAGCTGGTTCAGCGCGGGGTGGGCGGCAGCACCGACATCGTGCGCAAGGAGATGTTCACGGTGTACTACTTCGGGGACCACGGTGGGTACATCCTGCGGCCCGAGGGCACCGCCGGCATCGTGCGCGCCTACCTGCAAAACGGCCTCAAGCAGCTGCCCACGCCGCTGAAGCTGTGGCTGACCGGACCGATGTTCCGTGCCGAGCGTCAGCAGCGCGGGCGCCTGCGCCAGTTTCATCAGGTGGACTACGAGGCCATCGGCAGCACCGATCCGCTGGTGGACGCCGAGGCCATCGCGCTGATGGTCGAGGTCGTGCAGGCGCTGGGGCTGCGCGGCGTGCGCGTCAAGCTCGGCAGCATCGGCGATCCCGAGGACCGCGAGGCCTACAACGCCTACCTGCGCCAGACCTTCACGCCGCATATAGACCGCCTCTCGGATGACTCCAGGGACCGCCTGGAGCGCAATCCAATGCGCATTCTGGACAGCAAGAGCGAAGGGGACCAGGTCTTGATGGCCGAACTCGGTGTGCGGCCCATGCTGGAGTTCCTGGGCGACGAGGCCCGCGCCCACTTCACGGCCGTGCAGAACCACCTGAAGGCGTGGAACGTGGAGTATGACCTCGATCCCAGCATCGTGCGGGGCCTGGATTACTACCGGCGCACCGCGTGGGAACTGCACCATGAGGGAGTGGGCGCCAAGTCGGCGCTGGGCGGCGGTGGCCGCTACGACGGACTGGCCGAGGTGCTGGGCGGCCCCGCCGTGCCCGGCATCGGCTGGGCTTTCGGGGTCGAGCGGCTGCTGCTCGCGCTGGAGGCCGAGGGCCATACCGTGCCTGCCAACGAGGGGCCGCTGCTGTACGTGGCCGCCCTCGACGAGGAACATGTGGCGCATGCCGCGACCGTGGCAATGCAGGCCCGCGCCGTGGCCCGCGCCGAGTTCGCCTACCGCGCCCTGAAACCGGCTGCCGCCTTCCGGGACGCCGAGCGCCGGAACGCCCGGCTGGTTGCCCTGATCGGCTCTGAGGAGGTCGCGGACGGCACCCTCAGCGTCAAGAACCTGCACACCGGCACCCAGACCACCGTGCGCGTGGCCGACCTGAACGCCCTGCTCGCGGCCCAGCCGGACGCGACCCCCACCCCTGACCAGGAGAACGCATGA
- a CDS encoding IPT/TIG domain-containing protein encodes MLRFLVASSLMVGMFASCAPRQTGMDQFVTVTPLLIKASESVQRGGTLTIQGRYLGGPATGRVRLGADDSGKGGYLIPPAAIQSWTDSTIVLTVPADAPVGGSWLFVEVGGKQSTGLPYSVRQ; translated from the coding sequence ATGCTGCGTTTCTTGGTTGCTTCTTCACTTATGGTGGGCATGTTTGCGTCGTGTGCCCCACGTCAGACGGGCATGGATCAATTCGTCACCGTCACTCCGCTGCTGATCAAGGCTTCAGAGTCGGTGCAACGCGGAGGAACCCTCACCATCCAGGGGCGCTATCTGGGCGGACCCGCCACCGGCCGCGTGCGCCTGGGGGCCGATGACAGCGGCAAGGGCGGCTACCTGATTCCGCCCGCAGCCATTCAGTCTTGGACCGACTCCACCATCGTGCTTACTGTGCCGGCCGACGCACCGGTCGGGGGCAGCTGGCTGTTCGTGGAGGTCGGTGGCAAGCAGTCCACGGGACTGCCGTACAGCGTGCGCCAGTAA
- a CDS encoding diacylglycerol/lipid kinase family protein, whose amino-acid sequence MTGQTSTPVPPPAAKAEPRGESANPLTGQRILVVFNPKSGQGDSGLPDFLSLLGDAGAEVVERELSKDTPIEELVRDAQTFHTVVAAGGDGTVSALAYAIRGSDVPLLAFPAGTANLIAQNLDLPTEPEELAGLLVAGHSIHLDLGEVEVEGRKRGFAMLAGAGADAAMIRDSEDLKDRFGVMAYVMSAMKQLNPKKTVFSLVIDGQPREFEGIGVMVANFGMANHRMPITAHIDPGDGKFTVVLIKAGNILRLIPNLIDSLRAKLNLGDPLFSDNLEILSACEISVDAADPFPLQYDGELMVETTPFQARILPGAVRFVTLASDEEVQT is encoded by the coding sequence ATGACCGGTCAAACGTCCACCCCCGTCCCCCCCCCAGCAGCCAAGGCTGAGCCGCGTGGGGAGAGTGCGAACCCGCTCACCGGACAACGGATCCTGGTCGTTTTCAATCCCAAGAGCGGTCAGGGAGACAGTGGCCTGCCCGACTTCCTGAGTCTGCTGGGAGACGCCGGTGCCGAGGTCGTGGAGCGCGAACTCAGCAAGGACACCCCCATCGAGGAACTGGTCCGGGACGCGCAGACCTTCCACACCGTGGTTGCAGCGGGCGGCGACGGTACGGTCAGCGCCCTGGCCTACGCGATCCGCGGTAGTGATGTTCCGCTGCTCGCCTTTCCGGCCGGCACCGCCAATCTGATCGCGCAGAACCTGGACCTGCCGACCGAACCCGAGGAACTGGCCGGCCTGCTGGTCGCCGGGCACAGCATCCACCTGGACCTGGGCGAGGTGGAGGTCGAGGGCCGCAAGCGCGGCTTTGCCATGCTTGCTGGGGCCGGAGCGGACGCCGCGATGATTCGCGACAGTGAGGACCTCAAGGACCGCTTCGGGGTGATGGCCTATGTCATGAGCGCCATGAAGCAGCTCAATCCTAAGAAGACGGTGTTTTCTCTGGTGATCGACGGCCAACCGCGCGAGTTCGAGGGCATCGGTGTGATGGTCGCCAATTTCGGCATGGCCAACCACCGCATGCCCATCACCGCCCACATTGATCCCGGAGACGGCAAATTCACGGTGGTGCTGATCAAAGCGGGCAACATTCTGCGCCTGATCCCCAACCTGATTGATTCGTTGCGTGCCAAGCTGAATCTGGGCGATCCGCTGTTCAGTGACAACCTCGAAATCCTGTCGGCGTGCGAGATCAGCGTGGACGCCGCCGACCCCTTTCCGCTGCAGTACGACGGCGAGCTGATGGTGGAGACCACCCCGTTTCAGGCGCGCATTCTGCCGGGCGCGGTGCGCTTCGTCACCCTCGCCAGCGATGAGGAAGTCCAGACCTGA
- a CDS encoding tyrosine-type recombinase/integrase: MSADLLPYTADRLAQARALAGLSDEALRIRAVTAARDKHAADLWALTLAYLSSETHAGVRLSPHTLRAYRKGVEVLLEHAASHAWNLLHPGRREPSLYVAALMASGLKPATVQARVAAAGALYRALRWAGATDADPFADVKRPRDRTKGVVKNPPYRADFVQALLAEANPDEQLLLLLLTHAGLRIAEALAVEWSHVDLTRKRLLVAHGKGDKARLVPLSARLREALLAQRAGAGTAPSGRVLPFQAYSTAYGRLQQLALRCGLEHEFRGFHAGRKYAGTQLYAAVKDFTRVAGFLGHEQVDTTRRYVELPEDDLEAAVEAFR, from the coding sequence ATGTCCGCCGACCTGCTGCCGTATACCGCCGACCGCCTGGCCCAGGCCCGGGCCCTTGCCGGCCTGAGCGACGAAGCGCTGCGAATACGGGCCGTCACTGCCGCCCGCGACAAACATGCAGCGGACCTGTGGGCCCTGACGCTCGCCTACCTCAGCAGCGAGACCCACGCGGGCGTGCGCCTCAGTCCCCACACCCTGCGCGCCTACCGCAAGGGTGTGGAGGTGCTGCTGGAACACGCCGCCTCGCACGCCTGGAACCTGCTTCATCCGGGCCGGCGGGAGCCTTCGCTGTATGTGGCCGCGCTGATGGCCTCCGGACTCAAACCGGCCACCGTTCAGGCGCGGGTGGCGGCGGCCGGAGCGCTGTACCGGGCGCTGCGCTGGGCCGGGGCGACCGACGCCGACCCGTTCGCGGATGTCAAACGGCCCAGGGACCGAACGAAGGGCGTGGTCAAGAATCCACCGTACCGTGCCGATTTTGTGCAGGCCCTGCTGGCCGAGGCAAATCCAGATGAACAGCTGCTGCTGCTGCTGCTCACGCACGCCGGGCTGCGTATTGCGGAGGCGCTGGCAGTGGAATGGTCCCATGTGGACTTAACCAGAAAACGGCTGCTCGTGGCCCACGGCAAGGGGGACAAGGCCCGGCTGGTGCCGCTGAGCGCCCGCCTGCGCGAAGCCCTGCTGGCCCAGCGCGCCGGGGCCGGGACAGCGCCCTCGGGCCGGGTGCTGCCCTTCCAGGCGTATTCCACCGCGTATGGCCGCCTGCAGCAGCTGGCCCTGCGGTGCGGTCTTGAACACGAGTTCCGAGGCTTTCACGCCGGCCGAAAATATGCGGGCACACAGCTGTATGCTGCCGTCAAGGATTTCACCCGTGTGGCCGGTTTCCTGGGGCACGAGCAGGTGGACACGACCCGCCGCTATGTCGAACTGCCCGAGGACGATCTTGAGGCGGCAGTGGAGGCCTTCCGGTAG
- the lnt gene encoding apolipoprotein N-acyltransferase: MTGVPARLTRPTRPVPVPLVAAALGLLLAACSPPLPWSALAALPLAGVLAYAALAPRAGGVAARLFWSGTGYFAVHLWWLTAFLGKLFGVPPAGALAFALFALEGAFLALMAYPLARGVRSPAARVWALAGGWVVLEWTRFLGPLAFPWPTLGYGLLPTPAIQIADLGGVLLGSVLVALSAAALASFALGRNRWGRGRPLLLAAVAWAAALLYGVTRVPGDGPVQPMLTLRTSFDSFGRATRDITPEEQLATQQAVSLQRTPEEVLIWSETALSVRSGVPQRLPTFPGPGITGLGVSRLPQAPNLNGAAAVDAVGQVTSFNVKAKLVPFGEFFPLYAQAPALYAPIEQMIGFPLQVFAPAESLTPLTLNGVQYGTYICYDSVFPWVARTLTAQGAQVLVNPSNDGWYNGWGVRQHFMMGRVRAIENRRWLVRSVNRGIAGSVDDLGRPVNILESGEQTQALSVRPKLLTGTTVYTRVGDWPALLLALLMVGYAIRLDRRR; encoded by the coding sequence ATGACCGGCGTGCCCGCCCGTCTGACCCGCCCTACCCGCCCTGTGCCCGTCCCCCTTGTTGCCGCCGCGCTGGGCCTGCTCCTGGCCGCCTGCAGCCCTCCGCTGCCGTGGAGCGCACTGGCTGCCCTGCCGCTGGCGGGCGTGCTCGCCTACGCAGCGCTCGCTCCGCGGGCGGGCGGGGTGGCGGCGCGGCTGTTCTGGTCGGGAACCGGGTATTTCGCCGTGCATCTGTGGTGGCTGACGGCCTTTCTGGGCAAGCTGTTCGGGGTTCCGCCGGCGGGCGCGCTGGCCTTCGCTCTGTTCGCGCTGGAGGGCGCTTTTCTGGCACTGATGGCCTACCCCCTGGCCCGCGGGGTCCGGTCACCCGCCGCGCGGGTCTGGGCCCTGGCGGGCGGCTGGGTGGTGCTGGAATGGACCCGCTTTCTGGGACCGCTGGCCTTTCCCTGGCCCACCCTGGGCTACGGCCTGCTGCCCACCCCCGCCATTCAGATTGCCGATCTGGGTGGGGTGCTGCTGGGCAGCGTGCTCGTCGCGCTGAGTGCGGCTGCGCTGGCTTCCTTCGCCCTGGGCCGGAACCGGTGGGGAAGAGGCCGCCCGCTGCTGCTCGCCGCCGTGGCGTGGGCCGCCGCGCTGCTGTACGGCGTGACCCGCGTGCCCGGCGATGGCCCTGTGCAGCCGATGCTGACGCTGCGGACCAGTTTCGATTCGTTCGGTCGGGCCACCCGCGACATCACCCCGGAGGAGCAGCTGGCGACCCAGCAGGCGGTTTCGCTTCAGCGGACACCGGAGGAGGTGCTGATCTGGAGCGAAACCGCCCTCAGCGTCCGCTCCGGCGTGCCCCAGCGTCTGCCCACCTTTCCCGGACCCGGCATCACCGGCCTGGGCGTCTCGCGCCTTCCACAGGCTCCCAACCTCAACGGCGCAGCCGCAGTTGATGCCGTGGGGCAGGTCACCAGCTTCAACGTCAAGGCGAAACTGGTGCCGTTCGGAGAATTCTTCCCGCTGTACGCCCAGGCCCCAGCGTTGTACGCCCCCATCGAGCAGATGATCGGCTTCCCGCTGCAGGTCTTCGCGCCCGCGGAGTCCCTGACCCCTCTGACCCTGAACGGCGTTCAGTACGGTACGTACATCTGCTACGACAGCGTGTTTCCGTGGGTGGCCCGCACCCTGACCGCCCAGGGCGCACAGGTGCTCGTCAATCCCAGCAACGACGGTTGGTACAACGGCTGGGGCGTGCGCCAGCATTTCATGATGGGCCGGGTCCGCGCCATTGAGAACCGCCGCTGGCTGGTCCGCAGCGTGAACCGGGGCATCGCCGGCTCGGTGGACGATCTGGGTCGCCCCGTGAACATCCTGGAAAGCGGCGAACAGACCCAGGCGTTGAGTGTGCGTCCCAAGCTGCTCACCGGGACGACGGTGTACACCCGTGTGGGCGACTGGCCTGCGCTGCTGCTCGCGCTGTTGATGGTGGGCTACGCGATTCGACTGGACCGGCGGCGCTGA
- a CDS encoding metallophosphoesterase family protein: MRLAFISDLHGNIHALTAVKRFLTENIVNGVIVVGDLVGYGASPGPVIDFVKREGWVTALGSSDMRVAIDLGLRSGRQGVADQVLTWTKRVLSPDQLDYLRRLPPGGRVTTPVGRVRYFHGSPHDPETRIDLMAPERELEALAETLAARVIVVAGSHVPFTRVVGETTFVDPGSVGLSLNHEPGADVAIVDCIGRKPKVSLHKVPYDYASSAFDIMAWNLPPVIADVIRTGRMG; the protein is encoded by the coding sequence TTGCGACTGGCTTTCATCAGCGACCTTCACGGCAACATTCACGCCCTCACGGCGGTCAAACGTTTTCTTACGGAAAACATCGTCAACGGCGTGATCGTGGTGGGTGATTTGGTGGGCTACGGCGCGTCTCCGGGACCGGTGATCGATTTCGTCAAGCGTGAGGGCTGGGTCACGGCGCTGGGGTCCAGCGACATGCGGGTGGCCATTGACCTGGGGCTGCGCTCGGGGCGGCAGGGCGTGGCCGATCAGGTATTGACCTGGACCAAGCGCGTGCTCAGTCCCGATCAGCTGGATTACCTGCGCCGCCTGCCCCCCGGAGGCCGCGTGACCACCCCGGTGGGCCGGGTGCGGTACTTTCACGGCAGCCCGCACGACCCCGAGACCCGCATTGACCTGATGGCCCCCGAGCGCGAGCTCGAGGCGCTGGCCGAGACGCTGGCCGCCCGCGTGATCGTGGTGGCCGGTTCACACGTGCCCTTCACGCGGGTGGTCGGTGAGACCACCTTCGTGGACCCGGGCAGTGTGGGCCTGAGCCTCAACCACGAGCCGGGGGCTGACGTGGCCATCGTGGACTGCATCGGCCGCAAGCCCAAGGTGTCGCTGCACAAGGTGCCCTATGACTACGCGTCGAGTGCCTTTGACATCATGGCCTGGAATCTGCCCCCGGTGATCGCCGACGTGATCCGCACCGGCCGCATGGGCTGA
- a CDS encoding alanine--glyoxylate aminotransferase family protein, translated as MSDSAPTEHVLLTPGPTPLHPRAVAALLRPMLGHMDPEVFAINDEIQADLRTMYGTAPDTFTALLSGTGSLGMEAGFANLVESGDEVLVCVNGSFGARMAEMAERYGARVRVVTAPHGQAVRVEDVAAQLSGVQMVAVVHGETSTGVLNPVPEIAQLLRGTDTLLTVDAVTTAGMQPFDMQGWGVDYAYTGAQKCLSAPPGVAPVAISERALARFAARRTPTPLWYCDFEGLRDYWSRRAYHHTVPVNLHFAFHAALRAALDEGMTVRQRRVREMGAAIQTALAPLGFSPYVQREAERLPTVLALRLPEGFDDAGIRAALRRREISVTGGLGPTAGLIWRLGLMGEAARPAPYRALMTALEDLLGERGVAARFDEALAGVPV; from the coding sequence ATGTCCGATTCCGCGCCCACCGAGCATGTGCTGCTGACCCCCGGCCCCACCCCGCTGCATCCGCGCGCCGTGGCGGCCCTGCTGCGGCCCATGCTGGGGCACATGGACCCCGAGGTCTTCGCCATCAACGATGAGATTCAGGCGGATCTGCGCACCATGTACGGCACGGCCCCGGACACCTTCACCGCGCTGCTGTCGGGCACCGGCAGCCTGGGCATGGAGGCGGGCTTCGCCAATCTGGTGGAATCCGGCGACGAGGTGCTGGTGTGCGTCAACGGCAGCTTCGGCGCGCGCATGGCGGAGATGGCTGAACGCTACGGCGCGCGGGTGCGCGTGGTCACCGCTCCCCACGGACAGGCCGTCCGCGTGGAGGACGTGGCCGCGCAGCTGAGCGGCGTACAGATGGTCGCGGTGGTTCACGGAGAGACGAGTACAGGCGTGCTGAACCCGGTGCCCGAGATCGCTCAGCTGCTGCGCGGCACCGACACGCTGCTCACCGTGGACGCCGTGACCACCGCCGGGATGCAGCCCTTCGACATGCAGGGCTGGGGCGTGGATTACGCGTACACCGGCGCGCAGAAGTGCCTCTCGGCCCCGCCCGGCGTGGCACCGGTGGCGATCAGCGAGCGCGCACTCGCCCGTTTTGCCGCCCGGCGTACGCCCACCCCGCTGTGGTACTGCGACTTCGAGGGCCTGCGCGACTACTGGTCACGGCGGGCCTACCACCACACCGTGCCGGTAAACCTGCATTTTGCCTTTCACGCGGCGCTGCGGGCGGCCCTGGACGAGGGCATGACGGTCCGGCAACGCCGCGTGCGCGAGATGGGCGCGGCGATTCAGACCGCGCTGGCCCCGCTGGGCTTTTCTCCGTACGTTCAGCGGGAGGCCGAACGGCTGCCGACTGTGCTCGCCCTGCGTTTGCCAGAGGGCTTTGACGACGCGGGCATCCGCGCAGCCCTGCGGCGGCGCGAGATCAGCGTGACCGGTGGGCTGGGTCCCACCGCGGGCCTGATCTGGCGCCTGGGCCTGATGGGCGAGGCCGCGCGCCCCGCACCGTACCGGGCCCTCATGACGGCCCTGGAGGACCTGCTGGGCGAGCGAGGCGTGGCGGCGCGCTTTGATGAAGCGCTGGCGGGCGTGCCCGTCTGA
- a CDS encoding HAD family hydrolase, with the protein MISSAPSAPLRAVLFDRDDTIAYTDPSVYGEAARWAARRFGLDTDAVQRALTRQWHERAFTWWDLRTPQDEAHFWNSYGEELMDRLGLCREHAAEFLGTYPYERYMKPVPQAREVLGTLRARGLKIGVLSNTLPSIDRTLQALGLADLVDVAVATCALGIHKPEAGAYLHAARELGVRPDEVLFVDDRAENVDAARALGMPAALIDLRSEQPGALHRLSDVLGVVEAWGASA; encoded by the coding sequence ATGATCTCCTCTGCCCCGTCTGCGCCGCTGCGCGCTGTGCTGTTTGACCGCGACGACACCATCGCCTACACCGACCCCAGCGTGTACGGGGAGGCGGCGCGCTGGGCGGCCCGGCGTTTTGGCCTGGACACGGACGCGGTGCAGCGGGCCCTGACCCGCCAGTGGCACGAGCGGGCCTTCACGTGGTGGGATCTGCGCACGCCCCAGGACGAGGCCCACTTCTGGAACTCCTACGGAGAGGAGCTGATGGACCGGCTGGGCCTGTGCCGTGAACATGCCGCCGAGTTTCTGGGAACCTATCCCTACGAGCGCTACATGAAGCCGGTGCCCCAGGCGCGGGAGGTGCTCGGCACCCTGCGCGCACGCGGCCTGAAGATCGGCGTGCTGAGCAACACCCTGCCCAGCATCGACCGCACGCTGCAGGCGCTGGGACTCGCGGACCTGGTGGACGTGGCGGTGGCGACCTGCGCGCTGGGCATTCACAAACCCGAGGCCGGGGCCTACCTGCACGCGGCGCGCGAACTGGGCGTGCGGCCCGACGAGGTGCTGTTCGTGGACGACCGGGCCGAGAATGTGGACGCGGCCCGCGCGCTGGGCATGCCGGCTGCCCTGATTGACCTGCGCAGCGAGCAGCCCGGCGCGCTGCACCGCCTGAGCGACGTGCTGGGCGTGGTGGAGGCGTGGGGGGCCAGCGCGTGA